The Mya arenaria isolate MELC-2E11 chromosome 16, ASM2691426v1 genome includes a window with the following:
- the LOC128221597 gene encoding interferon-inducible GTPase 1-like, translating into MDEFGSADNLTPDQIIAELDKKLKEWNTVPVNIAVVGNTGVGKSTFVNAFLGLKRKDPRAAKVGVVECTKEISKYPHPNNDKLIFWDVPGIGSQAFPAETYREKVNMIEYDFFVVMSSQRFTENDVKLSNMIKEMGKNFFFVRSQVDVDIYKQAKENDQSPEDVEESVMRTLREDIESRLKKLGMNDQKHFLVDNYSVDKYDFGDLFDATQSRLDEMQKTAVAFSCTHLTSKSLIEKRVKILKERIPLIATKCGLVLLDSSRNEVVYDEVCMYRTQLGLDIKQKYMLASGKENTLVKRIVRQIGGTVQAQSIAFIYKLCARFKSNVKYEQAKCRLEKELKSAHDEATENTRKLYTLVAGKTKS; encoded by the coding sequence ATGGACGAATTTGGAAGTGCCGACAACTTGACGCCGGATCAAATCATTGCAGAGCTCGACAAGAAACTCAAAGAATGGAATACTGTGCCTGTGAATATTGCGGTCGTAGGAAACACCGGAGTGGGAAAATCCACATTTGTCAACGCTTTCTTGGGCCTTAAACGTAAAGATCCGAGGGCTGCTAAAGTCGGCGTTGTTGAATGTACGAAAGAAATATCTAAATACCCTCATCCAAATAACGATAAACTTATTTTCTGGGACGTTCCTGGTATTGGCAGTCAAGCTTTTCCAGCGGAAACATACCGTGAAAAAGTCAATATGATAGAATACGACTTTTTCGTCGTAATGTCATCTCAACGTTTTACCGAGAATGATGTTAAGCTGTCAAACATGATTAAGGAGATGGGGAAGAACTTTTTCTTTGTCAGGTCCCAAGTTGATGTCGATATTTATAAACAGGCAAAGGAGAATGATCAATCTCCTGAAGATGTTGAAGAATCAGTGATGCGCACACTAAGAGAAGACATCGAATCAAGGCTCAAAAAACTCGGAATGAACGATCAAAAGCATTTCCTGGTTGATAATTACAGTGTGGATAAGTATGACTTCGGTGATTTGTTCGATGCAACACAATCTAGACTTGACGAAATGCAAAAAACTGCGGTGGCGTTTTCTTGTACACACTTAACATCTAAGTCTCTGATTGAAAAAAGGGTTAAAATTCTAAAAGAGAGAATACCACTTATTGCGACAAAATGTGGTCTGGTTTTGTTAGATTCATCCCGCAATGAGGTGGTATATGATGAAGTATGTATGTACAGGACGCAGCTGGGGCTTGACATCAAGCAAAAATATATGCTTGCATCGGGAAAAGAAAACACATTGGTTAAAAGAATCGTCAGACAAATCGGCGGCACAGTTCAAGCACAGAGTATTGCCTTTATATACAAGCTGTGTGCTCGattcaaatcaaatgtaaaatatgaacaagcAAAATGTCGACTTGAAAAAGAATTGAAAAGCGCACATGACGAAGCTACGGAAAACACGAGAAAGTTATACACCTTGGTCGCGGGAAAGACAAAGtcgtaa